The proteins below come from a single Alnus glutinosa chromosome 9, dhAlnGlut1.1, whole genome shotgun sequence genomic window:
- the LOC133878597 gene encoding borneol dehydrogenase, mitochondrial-like has protein sequence MGSVSLVSAAARRLEGKVALITGGASGIGESTARLFSKHGAKVVIADIQDDLGHSVCKDLNSQSTSFVHCDVTKEKDVENAVNLTVFKFGKLDIMFNNAGIAGVAKTNILEIAKAEFEQVIGINLVGVFLGTKHAARVMIPARHGSIITTASAASTVGGSASHGYTSSKHGVVGLMRNTAVELGQFGIRVNCVSPYVVPTPLAKDFYKLDNDGIHRAYSNLKGKVLEAEDVAEAVLYLGSDESKYVSGHNLLVDGGFTIENSGFSMYA, from the coding sequence GCTAGAAGGAAAAGTAGCACTAATCACCGGTGGGGCTAGCGGCATTGGCGAGTCAACGGCAAGACTCTTCTCGAAGCATGGAGCAAAAGTTGTGATTGCAGATATCCAAGATGACTTGGGTCACTCTGTATGCAAAGATCTAAACTCTCAATCCACGTCCTTCGTCCATTGCGATGTCACCAAGGAAAAAGATGTGGAAAACGCCGTTAACCTTACCGTTTTCAAATTCGGAAAGCTGGACATTATGTTCAACAACGCCGGCATCGCTGGAGTAGCCAAAACGAACATCCTTGAAATTGCCAAGGCTGAATTTGAGCAAGTCATTGGCATAAACCTCGTGGGTGTCTTCCTCGGCACGAAACATGCCGCCCGTGTGATGATCCCAGCTCGCCATGGCAGCATAATTACAACTGCTAGCGCCGCCTCAACTGTAGGAGGCTCTGCATCGCATGGCTACACAAGCTCAAAGCATGGCGTGGTGGGATTGATGAGAAACACCGCTGTGGAGCTCGGACAGTTTGGCATTCGAGTGAATTGTGTGTCACCGTACGTGGTTCCCACGCCGTTGGCAAAAGATTTCTATAAGCTGGACAATGATGGAATTCATCGTGCTTATTCCAACCTTAAAGGTAAGGTTCTTGAGGCAGAGGATGTGGCTGAAGCTGTTCTTTATCTTGGAAGTGATGAGTCGAAGTACGTAAGTGGACATAATCTTTTGGTAGATGGGGGCTTCACCATTGAAAATTCAGGCTTTTCGATGTATGCTTAA